CAGAAGAGTTCTGCAGATTCTGATTCGAAAGTATCTGTCAAAGTTGAAAATCAAGAAAAGCCAAGCAGTTCTGATACACGACCTAAACAAGGTTTAGCATCGACTTTTTTCCTCTCCTCACTCTATATCAAAAGCTCATTGTGTAGCAGAACATTTTGATTCTTTAAATTAGTTTGTCAATTGGCAATAACACTGATCCCTTAGATGAgatttgtttattatatatcCCTATAAAGCTGAGTAACTGTAATGCTCGTTAGTGCCATAACATCTCCGATGTTTGCAGCGGTGGAAGCTGTTCCTTTACAGAACCAAGCGGCTGCTCAGGTGCTTCTTGAGAAGATGAAACATTCGAGTTCAAATGAACGGCAATACCGAGGACGAAGAGGTAGAGGTAGAGGTAGAGGgaggggaagagaagaagacgacTCTGCAGTACTTACACTTGAGGAGTGGGAAAAGAGGAAAACTAGCGGGGGAGCTGTTGCAGCAGCTGACAATCCGAGCGACACTACACGTGATGAAGATCTTGCCTGGCAGCTTCAGAATCAGTTTGATCTTGAAGACTCTTACGTGAGTTACAAAAACCTTTATTTTCCTCCTTATTATCAGTCTTCTGTGTTCTCAATTCGCTATTAAAACAATCAACCAGTCCATTGATTTGATTTAGCACACCTTATTATCTGTTATTCATTCAATGGCTTATGAGTTATGTACTGGGATTTGGGACCATTCAAACAACAATTGTTACAGTGACAGAGCTGTGATTGTAATTTGCTGTTTAGGGACAGGAGGTGCACGGAACCGGGGCTGCGGATATCAGAATGAATATGTTTGACTACGGAAGAACAGATGAAAGCTTTGGCCAAGGAAGGGGAAGAGGTGGAAGAGGGAGAGGAAGAGGGCGAGGGAGAGGACATAGGCGAGGAGGAGGACGTTTTTAAGTGCAATGAATATGTCTAGAGACACTCTTGGATACAAGTTAACATTACACAACAATGTTTCCATCTTAAAACACTCTCGCAGGTACACCCAtatgttgtttctttttttctgtagTGAATTTGCATTGATCGACACAGAACTAAAAAAACAGGGAGAGAAGAGACATGGAAGTTCATATAATGTATTACTATTGACGCCTCCTAAAGACGAACAGTGATCCTCTAGAGCCTATTCCCAACCTAAGTTTCTCATCAACGTATGTGATCCGAAGCTTCACCTCGCTTTCAAACCCATATTTAAACTCCAGAGAACCAACCTTGAGTTCCGGAGGCTCGAATATCACCTGAACCCACTCACTGTCCAACACGTTCAGCTTCCCTGCGAAGATCAAACACAGGTTGAAACATTAAATCCATGGTTATGACCAAATAATTTATCAGGGATTTCGCAATTAACCTGTCAAGGACACATCTCCGTCGAGAAAACCAAGAGCAGTGAAGGAAACTCTGTTCCTGACGGTATCAGGAGAATCAATGCCTtggatcatctcttttgttCTGAAGAAGAGGCGGCCTATCACGCTTCTGTAGCCTCCACCAGGAGAGGTCGGTCTAGAACAGTACACCACGTCCCAATCTGCAGCAAAATATTCAGCAAGTTCACGTTTTGATAAAACGAAGTAGCGTTCGCAGTGTTTGCTTAGATTATTTCTTACCTCCGAAAATGAGAGGGCACTTAACAGGCTCGCTCACACAATACTTCTGAAGCTCCCCAGCCACTTGCGCCACTTCCTTGTGTTGCTCCGGTGTAAGTGTCACGCCTCCATCGCTGTTCGCAACCTGTTTTCACACACGACTCCATAATCATCAACACTCTTTTGGATTTGCTATGCTTTGACAAATCAAATCTTAGACCTTAGAGAGGAGGGATGAAATGAGATCATCGGGGCCTGTACGGAGCTCAACTTTGGGCGATGAAACCGAGCTTACGACGAGTCTCTTGCTCCGTGAATTGGCCTTATACGGGAGGTTCGAGCACTTCAATGAATGAATCCGAGTCCGGTGTTCGGAGAAGGACGACGCGATTGTAAGGGAAGACGCAGCCGTAGCCATTGTTgctctagagagagagacagagagtgAAGCAGATAATGTAATGAGGGAGACGACTTTGGTCGCGGTGCTGCCACGTCAGAATAGAAATCGAGACTGGGCTCCACACTTGATTACCTTCCGCCACGTAGGAAGATATGTTCTCCCGCGTTATCTGGTCTAATTTAAATATCTGGGCCTATCAGTCCAGCCCAGTTGAGGCCCAATATGCGAAACACTTTCGAATGACGAGTGATGAACTGATGATGACTAGTTGGGGGTCAACTGCTATCTCTCTCATCGTCTAGCACCTAACTAACTGAATCTTGGAGGAGCCCTCTCATCTCCAGAATCTCAGCCACTGGAAAAATGGAAACGTCACCCCAATTCATGCTCATCTTCGCCGTCTTTATTTCTTCTCTCATCGCCTTCCGATCTTACAAGCGGAAATCGCTCAACCTCTCCGGCGGAGTTGCTGGATTCCTCGTCATGACCATCCATTTCGCCGCCGGTTTCAGGTTCCTTCCcccgctttttttttttgatttgtatATGTAATATTGAGATTGATCGGATAATATGTTGAATCCCGTAGGTACGGAGCTCTGCTGCTCGTATTCTTTCTTACTTCCTCGAAGCTTACCAAGGTCGGGGAAGAAAAGAAACGACGCGTTGATGTTGAGTTCAAGGAAGGCGGCCAAAGGAACTGGTAACACTTTCTTGCATTTGTGAGCTTCTTCTCTGCTTTGAAGATCACCACCGGTAGTCTCTTAGATTTGTGTCAATGTAACCATTTTTCGAGCTAACTCTTTTCTTTAAGTGTGCTATTTGAATCTATCTTTGTATGGAGCTTAGGATAAAGATC
Above is a window of Brassica napus cultivar Da-Ae chromosome A10, Da-Ae, whole genome shotgun sequence DNA encoding:
- the LOC106371776 gene encoding probable plastid-lipid-associated protein 8, chloroplastic; this translates as MATAASSLTIASSFSEHRTRIHSLKCSNLPYKANSRSKRLVVSSVSSPKVELRTGPDDLISSLLSKVANSDGGVTLTPEQHKEVAQVAGELQKYCVSEPVKCPLIFGDWDVVYCSRPTSPGGGYRSVIGRLFFRTKEMIQGIDSPDTVRNRVSFTALGFLDGDVSLTGKLNVLDSEWVQVIFEPPELKVGSLEFKYGFESEVKLRITYVDEKLRLGIGSRGSLFVFRRRQ